One genomic window of Candidatus Auribacterota bacterium includes the following:
- a CDS encoding YfhO family protein: MSNNAPEEAMPRLRDRYCILLLLFVTVALFRKSFFNSQVILSHPIFLDLTHHIYPLRLFGFGLLKKGVIPLWNPYLFCGVPFVANWHSAIFYPLNLIFLFIPVHSALNYSIAFHFFLTGVLTYAFVRYLLGDRFSALVSALTFIFSGPYLVQLFPGHIFNPLSWFPLSLLLAEIALRKKEMRYYILGGAVLALQVLAGHPQYMAYCLGALVLYLLFRGLIDCRGAGSISPLGYVCGGIVVILVVGIALSAIQLFPSMEFTTHSSRTLLRDPKAVSDVSFPPENIVTFLVPGFLGDMHEVRYWGRWLLWETCAYVGILPLVLALIGSLFIRNRYTLFFSGLALFSLLLAFGAYSPLFKIFYYHVPGFTLFRGQAKFIFLTTFSLSVLAGYGCHCVTRCSGERKKQFLIVGGATLALALLLLLLCLVMAASGGERSSLWQAALRYRAARGFEGTPPPHPADIQLIRATYHVAWRGILTAAIWLGVSSSVILIATHKKQWPAIVSALILCISLTDLWHYGSKYIMVSPLSSCYWPRGVADFFTSDRSDFRILAPSIAVPGANQNMNVGIYAIDGYETTNVGSYKEYVDFSQGVSSATQLTFAINTVTPMLEALGLRYLILPAEQRFMRAGYRLSFGGDGTNIYERETPIPRAYVVHKARIISDREKILHELGEHFDFAREVILEKKPGVTLPEKMVAGQITRVELTSSLPREVVIRATLPDAGVLVLSDVYYPGWMAYVDGQRNEILRANYAFRAVALDAGAHMVTFRYESRSFALGARITLGALAILGLYFCALACRRGALPHPLR, encoded by the coding sequence ATGAGTAACAATGCACCCGAGGAAGCGATGCCGCGGTTGAGAGATCGGTATTGTATCCTGCTCCTTCTCTTTGTTACAGTTGCCCTTTTCAGGAAATCGTTCTTCAATTCCCAGGTTATCCTCAGCCATCCCATTTTTCTCGATCTCACCCACCACATATATCCCTTGAGGCTCTTCGGGTTTGGTCTTCTGAAAAAGGGAGTGATCCCGCTCTGGAATCCGTATCTCTTCTGCGGGGTGCCATTTGTTGCAAACTGGCACTCCGCAATATTCTATCCCCTCAACCTCATATTCCTCTTTATACCTGTCCACAGCGCCCTTAACTACTCGATCGCTTTTCATTTCTTTCTCACCGGTGTCCTCACGTACGCGTTCGTGAGGTATCTCCTGGGAGACCGCTTCAGCGCGCTCGTTTCTGCACTCACCTTTATCTTCTCCGGGCCGTACCTCGTCCAGCTTTTTCCGGGCCATATATTCAATCCGTTGTCCTGGTTCCCGCTCTCCCTGCTCCTCGCCGAGATTGCGTTGCGCAAGAAGGAGATGCGCTACTATATCCTCGGGGGGGCCGTGCTCGCGCTGCAGGTCCTTGCCGGGCACCCCCAATACATGGCGTATTGCCTGGGTGCGCTTGTGCTGTATCTGCTGTTCCGGGGGCTCATCGACTGCCGCGGGGCGGGGAGTATTTCGCCCCTCGGATACGTATGCGGGGGCATCGTGGTCATTCTTGTGGTGGGCATTGCACTCTCCGCGATCCAGCTATTCCCGAGCATGGAATTCACCACTCACTCAAGTCGCACGTTGCTTCGTGATCCAAAGGCGGTGAGCGATGTTTCTTTCCCTCCGGAGAATATCGTCACTTTCCTTGTCCCCGGTTTCTTGGGTGACATGCACGAGGTGCGATATTGGGGGAGATGGCTGCTCTGGGAGACCTGCGCCTATGTGGGAATCCTCCCACTCGTGCTTGCGTTGATAGGATCGCTGTTTATCCGGAATCGCTATACCTTGTTCTTTTCAGGATTGGCGCTCTTTTCACTCCTGCTGGCATTCGGGGCCTATTCTCCGCTTTTTAAAATATTCTACTATCACGTTCCCGGCTTTACCCTCTTCAGGGGGCAGGCTAAATTCATATTCCTGACGACGTTTTCTCTCTCCGTGCTTGCAGGGTATGGGTGCCACTGTGTGACCAGGTGCTCCGGGGAAAGAAAAAAGCAATTCCTGATCGTTGGCGGCGCAACGCTTGCGCTGGCCCTTCTTCTTCTGCTGCTCTGTCTGGTCATGGCCGCCAGCGGAGGGGAACGCTCCTCTCTCTGGCAGGCGGCATTACGTTATCGCGCAGCGAGGGGTTTTGAGGGGACTCCTCCGCCCCATCCCGCAGACATCCAGCTGATACGCGCCACCTACCACGTTGCGTGGAGAGGCATTCTCACTGCTGCCATCTGGCTGGGAGTATCATCTTCTGTTATCTTGATTGCAACGCACAAGAAACAATGGCCGGCGATTGTGAGCGCGCTCATCCTCTGCATCTCCCTCACTGACCTCTGGCACTACGGTTCGAAGTACATCATGGTGAGCCCGCTCTCGTCCTGCTACTGGCCGAGGGGAGTGGCTGATTTTTTTACGTCTGACCGTTCGGACTTCAGAATCCTCGCCCCCAGTATCGCAGTGCCCGGCGCCAATCAGAACATGAACGTGGGGATCTATGCCATTGATGGGTATGAGACGACGAACGTGGGAAGTTACAAGGAATATGTGGATTTCTCACAGGGGGTCTCCTCCGCAACGCAGCTCACCTTTGCCATCAACACCGTCACGCCGATGCTGGAGGCACTTGGCCTCCGATATCTGATCCTTCCCGCGGAGCAGCGTTTTATGAGGGCGGGCTATCGGCTGAGTTTTGGAGGCGACGGGACAAATATCTATGAGCGGGAGACACCCATTCCCCGCGCATACGTGGTCCATAAAGCCCGGATTATTTCCGATCGCGAGAAAATTCTTCACGAATTGGGTGAGCATTTTGATTTCGCCCGCGAGGTCATCCTTGAGAAGAAACCGGGCGTGACGTTGCCTGAGAAGATGGTGGCGGGACAGATAACCCGGGTTGAGCTGACGAGCTCGCTCCCGCGGGAGGTCGTCATCAGAGCGACGCTCCCCGATGCTGGCGTGCTTGTCCTGAGCGATGTCTATTATCCAGGATGGATGGCGTACGTCGATGGTCAGCGCAATGAAATACTCCGCGCGAACTATGCATTCAGGGCGGTTGCACTTGATGCGGGGGCGCACATGGTGACATTCCGCTATGAGTCGCGATCGTTTGCTCTGGGTGCGCGAATAACATTAGGGGCACTGGCAATTCTGGGGCTGTATTTTTGCGCTCTGGCTTGCCGGCGGGGCGCCCTGCCTCATCCGCTCAGGTGA
- a CDS encoding ABC transporter ATP-binding protein encodes MSSLSGVAPPSHEEPFFEVRGLCKSYLSGETRLHVLRGIDLSISRGEILSIVGPSGVGKSTLLHLMGALDRPDSGSVLIEGQDLFLLSENARARLRNLRIGFVFQFYHLLPEFTALENVLMPALVYAEGKFARGAERERRAEELLGLVGLRDRIRHKPAELSGGEQQRVAIARALMNEPSLVLADEPTGNLDTRTSAELHQLIAELNARSGQTFVIVTHNDALAAIAHRHLRMVDGRIV; translated from the coding sequence ATGAGTAGCCTCTCAGGCGTTGCTCCGCCCAGTCATGAGGAACCGTTCTTCGAGGTGAGGGGGTTGTGCAAGTCCTACCTGAGCGGGGAAACGCGGCTGCATGTGCTCAGGGGGATTGATCTCTCGATATCCCGCGGAGAGATACTCTCGATTGTGGGACCTTCAGGAGTCGGGAAGAGCACCCTCCTCCATCTGATGGGAGCACTCGACCGCCCGGACAGCGGCAGCGTGCTGATCGAGGGGCAGGATCTGTTCCTCCTCTCGGAGAACGCACGCGCCAGGCTCAGGAACCTCCGCATCGGTTTTGTATTCCAGTTCTACCATCTTCTGCCTGAGTTCACCGCCCTCGAGAATGTCCTCATGCCCGCGCTCGTGTACGCGGAGGGGAAGTTCGCCAGGGGGGCGGAACGCGAGCGGCGGGCGGAAGAGCTCCTGGGGCTCGTGGGGCTGCGGGATCGAATCCGGCACAAGCCGGCCGAGCTCTCCGGCGGCGAGCAGCAGCGTGTTGCCATTGCGCGGGCGCTCATGAATGAGCCGAGCCTGGTGCTCGCCGACGAGCCGACCGGCAACCTCGACACGCGCACGAGCGCCGAGCTCCACCAGCTCATCGCGGAGCTCAACGCGCGCTCGGGGCAGACATTCGTCATCGTCACACACAATGATGCCCTCGCGGCCATAGCCCACCGGCACCTGAGGATGGTTGACGGAAGGATTGTCTGA